A section of the Primulina eburnea isolate SZY01 chromosome 1, ASM2296580v1, whole genome shotgun sequence genome encodes:
- the LOC140807187 gene encoding uncharacterized protein, whose amino-acid sequence MADHLGDESSQGSVGRWGDQGDRRRHREHRHRRDGPRRFEMHRFIQMGPKPLVGGETPDVAEDWLERMESCFRAFQCTEEQQMETLGFLLEGRARKWWRSTSAPIVQSQGRVTWAEFRAAFMQLYFPPALRQAKTIELLNLKQGSMSVDAYQQKFFELLPFAPHISGSSEAKYDHFLQGLNQEIFDRVTVCDNPTSYDGLVNRCRQAEISLQRGRSILSSRPPNTLSPRSQSFKKSGSSSSGSGSRSSGVFRFGKKKVSCVHCGKNHPSEQCRSAAGACFQCGEMGHLKKNCPQLRGGAGSGSGSQTTVQQRTQGQAVGGSNFRPRAQGQVFALNQDQAADETGRVIAEMEDFDCILGIDLLTTYRATVDCYQKLVQFRTTESSSWFFYGEGARPPMPVVSALKACRALESGGEGYLIYAIDSSTSSVGTDDIPVVCEFPDVFPDEIPGFPPIREVRRLLRRLEVPNSE is encoded by the exons atggctgaccaccttggtgatgagagtagtcaggggagtgtaggtcgttggggtgaccagggcgatcgtaggcgtcatcgtgaacatcgtcatcgtcgtgatggccctaggcgttttgagatgcaccgtttcattcagatggggcctaagcctttagtcggtggcgagactcccgatgttgctgaggattggttagagcgcatggagagttgtttccgtgcattccaatgcaccgaagagcagcagatggagacccttggttttcttctcgagggccgtgcgcgcaagtggtggcgatcgacttctgcgccgatagtccagtctcagggtagggtgacttgggccgaattccgtgcagctttcatgcagctatattttcctccagcccttcgccaggcaaagacgattgaacttctgaatcttaagcagggtagtatgtctgttgatgcatatcagcagaagttcttcgagttgttaccctttgctcctcatattagtggcagttctgaggccaagtatgaccatttccttcagggtcttaaccaggagatctttgatcgagtcactgtctgcgataatcctacttcttatgatgggttagtgaaccggtgtcgccaggcagagatcagtctccagcgtggtaggtctattctttcttctagacctccgaatactttgagccctcgatctcagtctttcaagaagtcaggttcttcttcttctggatctggatctcggtctagcggtgtttttcgctttggtaagaagaaggtttcttgtgttcattgtgggaagaaccatccatcggagcagtgccgatcagccgcaggagcttgttttcagtgcggagagatgggtcatcttaagaagaattgtcctcagttgcgaggtggagcaggatctggttccggatctcagacgactgttcagcagaggacacAAGGTCAGGCAGTGGGCGGTTCAAAttttcgacctcgtgcccaaggtcaggtatttgcgctgaaccaggatcaggctgcagatgagacagggagagtcatagcag agatggaagattttgattgtattctgggtatagacctgttgactacctaccgagctactgtggattgttaccagaagcttgttcagtttcgtacgactgagagctctagttggtttttctatggtgagggagcgcgacctccgatgccagtggtatctgctctgaaagcctgtcgtgctttagagtcgggcggggaaggctacctcatctatgcgattgattcatccacaagtaGTGTTGGtacagatgatattccagtggtttgtgagtttcctgatgttttcccagatgagattcctggttttccgccgattagagag GTTAGAAGGTTGTTGAGGAGGCTAGAGGTGCCGAATTCTGAGTAG